The genomic stretch TAGACTTCCCGTCCCCAATGGTATTGATTGGTTATCGCAAATCTTTATTGATCCGAAATACCACTTgagaaaccaaaaacgcaaCATATTTGGAATAGTATTTCTTTACCCTATCACATCAGCTGTTAACTGCTGCTGATAATCAGTGGGCATTTTTTAAggcaatcaaaacaaaatgaaacgaCGAATACTCTGTGGATTCCTATAGGATATGAGTCAATATCTGTTAAAAGTACTTAACTTGTTTCATTTTATTCAAATGATGTCATTCACTTATGGAAAATTTTGTAcagcaaatgcaatttgatcAATTCGATACCCTAGAACGTTTAATTGGTGGGATTGTAGTCAAGCATTTGAAGAATTACACCAAACACCTATGGATTTTTTCCTGTGTACtaattctctctctccctctctcattCCGACAGGCCTATCAGGTGCGCTGGCGCTGTTTCACTCGCTCCCAACTCCTGAAGTTCAACTGCAGCGAAAATGAGATCTACGAGAACCAGCCGGTGGTCGATCTACTGCAGGAGCGTCCCCTCAAGGACTACCAGACGAGCGATGATCAAGCGGTTCAGGTGACGCCGCAGCGGGCATACCTCAAGCTGGTCAAAGGTGCATATGAGCGTATGAGTGTGCCCAtttggtggtgatggtggtggtggtggtggtggttatCTTATCCAATAATTTATCAAATGTAACAGCGAACagttttccgttgttgtgttTTGGTAGCTCCCTTCTTAACGGCTCTATCAATTGTGTCACTCTTCTGCCTCTCCTTCGCACTCGTTTCGTCTGCGAGCTGTGTTTGCTTTGCCGATTTGTTCCACATCATTTTGAACAGTTTGTTTTGTGTTCCTGCTTCTCTTATCAGCATTTTGTGGTTGTcacatctctccctctctctctctctctctccctctcgctgtACACGGGGGCTGGGTGTTTGTTCGTGTATTAGGCGTGGGAATAAATCTCTCATCTCCCTCGCTGTCACTCTCCCTCATAagctcactcactcactctctctctctattgtTCGCCTTGGGTTCAGTGAACTGTTAATTGTCAAGTGGTGGCATGAGAGGCGCTAAGTAAAGGATTAGCAAAATCCCATTTAGATAGGGTTGGGAGGGGGAGTGCAAATCTGAACTAAAAGATAATTTCTTATAAAGAGTAACTAAGAGCCGATGAAGGTAGATCAGATTCGCTTGTTGAACAAACTTTGatttatttagaaaataaCCGAATACATATACGGTTTTTTGCGGGAGTGGTATCATAATTATTCCTGCACTTTATGGCACTGATATATTGTACAGATGCTGTCTTTCTACTTCTATAATTCCTATGTCCTTCTAACCTTTAATGGCTAAGAACAAATTTAAGAGCAACTATCTAAAAATTAGTTTCCAAATCCACCAGCAcccatatgtatatgtacctTTGATAGATCATTTTGATGGTATTTACACAGAATTGGGATCCTTCACTGAGaactatacatacatacatacatacataattctATGCATGGGTGTTAGGTTCAATGGGTACTATGTATATAGTTTGGTAGTCTGTGAATCCTTACAGCTTCTAGGGCTTTCTGCGATTTTCGGATAGCCTTGTTTCTGTATAAATCCATAAAGCAAGCCCTAAAGTTTAGATATTGCAGGGGTTGTGAAAGGTTCTTTGTGTATTTTTAGTCTAATTTTTCTCTTTAGAAATTGTTTCTCCTATAGGAAAAAGAAGGTCTCCTGCAGCTCAACTCAATTATCTCGAAATATCCCAATGCCTTCGAAATGACTTCACATAAAGTCCAAGAATTCCCgatcaaatttaaatataccTTTATGAATTGCCTTGAAAGAAGGGAATAAAAACCCATCGAGGAATATTAAATGAGCTGCcgtttgcatttcaattaggGTTCTTGAGGGCACCGATTAAAGGATTGTGGCCCAGCTGCGCAAAAGAACCAATTGAAAAGCCATTAACATCGTTTATTTTTGGGATCGAATGAAGTCTGCTTCAGAAATACATTTGTGAAGTGCTTCAATTAGGTATCGGTCGAAAATTACACGCTCAAGGATTACAAGGAAGACAGCCATTTATCCCAGGGGTGTTAACCAGTTCAAGTAGTAATGAAAGGGAATCTAGAGCAGACCCGAGCCCTCCTCCTGCTTgtttttacgagtatttatgcAGATGTGGCAGCTCGTAAAACAGCTCATAAACCTGTGGCTATAATCTATAGTAGCTATAACCTTTGCTGTCCTGTCTCTCTAGGGAACACGCAAAGCATCAAGCTGCGGTATCGAACGGCACGCAACAATCCACTCGACCTTTATGTCCTCATGGACCTGACCTGGACAATGCGCGACGACAAGGAAACGCTCGAGGAACTGGGCACACAACTAACCCAGACACTGCGCAATCTCACGGAAAACTATCGTTTGGGGTTCGGCTCGTTCGCGGACAAGCCCACGATGCCGATGGTACTGCCTCAATTCAAGGAGAATCCCTGCGCCCTCGTGGGGGCCGTCTGCGAGCCAACCTACGGGTATCGGCATCAGCTCTCGCTAACCGAAGATATTCGAGCATTTACAGCCGCAGTGGCGGGCAGCAAGATCACCGGGAATCTGGATAATCTGGAGGGCGGACTGGATGCTCTGATGCAGGTGATCGTCTGCCCCAAGGAGATCggttggcagcagcaggcccgcAAAGTGGTGATCCTGGTCACCGATGGGTTTATGCACTTGGCCGGCGATGGTCTCCTGGCTGGCATCGTTGAGCGGAATGATCGTCAGTGTCATCTGAATAGAGCGGGCGAGTATACGGGTTCCTTGGAGTACGATTATCCCTCATTGGAGGAGATCTATAGAGAGCTTCTGAGGCGCAAGATCAATGTGATCTTTGCCGTGACAAAGGAGGTGGTCAGCACCTACCGGGAATTGAGTGCCCTGATGAAGGAGATCAGCTATGTCGATATACTCAGTGCGGATTCATCGAATATATTGGAACTGATTAAGAAAAGGTTGGTAAAGCATATCAATCACCTTCTAAATTGATTGATAATTTCTTCTGATTTCTCTAGCTACGAGAGCCTGATCAAGCGCACTCAATTCGATGACAACAGTCCGGACTTTATCCACTTGGAGTACTATACGGATTGTGCCGGACAGTTCCCGACGCTAAGGAAGCGGAATTACTGCAACAATCTGAGCCTGGGCAAGGAGATCGAATTCTATGTGAATGTCACACTCAAGGAGTATCCCCCGAATGGGGTTCTTGTAAGTGGAACAGCCCCATAAACTCTCGCTCAAGATCTGTCTAACCTTCCACCATTTTAGACGCATAAAATCCGAGTAGAGGAGACCTCTCTTAATGAGTACATGGAACTGGACGTGGagctgcagcgtccgtgtccgtgccaGGAGGAGCCCGAGCCCCAGAACGAGGAAGGACGCTTTCAGTGCTTGGATCAAGGCTACCTGTACTGCGGCATGTGCGTCTGCGACGAGGGCTGGACGGGTACCTATTGCATGTGCCCCACCGACCACACGAATATCACCACCAACGAGgcattgctgctgcagtgccgTGAACCCAACCCAGACGATGGTGGCCGGTCCGCACAGGTGTGCTCCAATCGTGGCGAGTGCGATTGTGGCAGCTGCAACTGTGATCCTGGCTATACGGGAGACTACTGCGAGTGTCGGGAGTGCCAGGACTGCGATGAGGATCGGGCCGATTGCTACTGTGGCAAGTGCGTCTGCAAGTACGGATGGTCGGGCAATCGGTGCAATTGCAAGGAGGATACCGACGCCTGTCTGGGACCCACGGGCGAGCTGTGCTCCCAGCGCGGAACCTGCGACTGCGGCGAGTGCAGCTGCGATGACCCCTTCCTGGGGAAGTTCTGCGAGATCGATCCCGAGAAGGACAACAAACTGTGCCAGTTCTACGAGCCGTGTGTCACCTGCCTGATCGAGCAGCGGCAGGGCATGGGGGCGTGCGACAATCTGAGTGAGATCTGCACGAGCCTCGACAGCCAGGAGCGCTTCACCTACTCCTTTGTGGCCGAACTGGAGGCGGATGTCCGCTGTCTGGTGCGGATCGTCAATAAGCATGGCATCCAGTGTGACAGCTACTTTGGCTATCAGGTGATCGATCACGCCAACTATCTTTCGATCCAGGCCACGGACTGCGAACCCCTCGACTATGTGGCTCTGTTCGGGTTCATTTCGGGGTTCACGCTGCTGATCGGCCTGCTGTTGATATTCCTTTTCATTTGGTGCATCCGAAGGAAGGATGCCCGCGAGTATGCCCGCTTCGAGGAGGAGTGGGCCAAGCGTGTCAGCCAGGAGAATCCCCTTTACCGCGATCCCGTGGGTCGCTATGTAGTACCGAAGGCATTGAGTACCAAGTTTGATGAGAATCCATTTGCCAGTTGATCGATCATCGATTGATGTCTTTAGTTAAGGGTTTATTTTAAAGGCCTCTTTTGGCTCAGAGGATCATATGTGAAGTGCAAAGCCTCGTTCTAAAGAGTCAGAGGTTCTTAAGTATAGATAGATCATAGGTTTTTATAGCTTTATATATTTCTAAGTACCATTCGTTGTGTTCAAGGATCATTCGCATATAGCACTCTACAACTAGTACACAAAAACCTTTCGTATCCATAGGCCCTTCTCATGGTTTGACCCCAACTTTTAAACAGATAATTATCTGCACCGTTGTCATCTATTTATAGACATAAACGATACCTTAAACAACGGCCAATCATTTatctatataaataaaatataaaagcaCAAGAAAAGGTTTTTCTTCGACTTTTGCAGAGTTTCTAGAgtgaaaattttgaaaaaaaaagaaaaaaaatataaattttgcGCCCCTATATTTCCCAGACCGTAAACTGAAGCTACGAAAGTTCCAGGACCAATTTGTGAAGGAAAAGAAT from Drosophila pseudoobscura strain MV-25-SWS-2005 chromosome 4, UCI_Dpse_MV25, whole genome shotgun sequence encodes the following:
- the Itgbn gene encoding integrin beta-nu — protein: MPLVSGQGVFLLALLLIAAMLSLMPTKITAVSIDEQCMHADSCERCLGAHLDCAWCTDKAYQVRWRCFTRSQLLKFNCSENEIYENQPVVDLLQERPLKDYQTSDDQAVQVTPQRAYLKLVKGNTQSIKLRYRTARNNPLDLYVLMDLTWTMRDDKETLEELGTQLTQTLRNLTENYRLGFGSFADKPTMPMVLPQFKENPCALVGAVCEPTYGYRHQLSLTEDIRAFTAAVAGSKITGNLDNLEGGLDALMQVIVCPKEIGWQQQARKVVILVTDGFMHLAGDGLLAGIVERNDRQCHLNRAGEYTGSLEYDYPSLEEIYRELLRRKINVIFAVTKEVVSTYRELSALMKEISYVDILSADSSNILELIKKSYESLIKRTQFDDNSPDFIHLEYYTDCAGQFPTLRKRNYCNNLSLGKEIEFYVNVTLKEYPPNGVLTHKIRVEETSLNEYMELDVELQRPCPCQEEPEPQNEEGRFQCLDQGYLYCGMCVCDEGWTGTYCMCPTDHTNITTNEALLLQCREPNPDDGGRSAQVCSNRGECDCGSCNCDPGYTGDYCECRECQDCDEDRADCYCGKCVCKYGWSGNRCNCKEDTDACLGPTGELCSQRGTCDCGECSCDDPFLGKFCEIDPEKDNKLCQFYEPCVTCLIEQRQGMGACDNLSEICTSLDSQERFTYSFVAELEADVRCLVRIVNKHGIQCDSYFGYQVIDHANYLSIQATDCEPLDYVALFGFISGFTLLIGLLLIFLFIWCIRRKDAREYARFEEEWAKRVSQENPLYRDPVGRYVVPKALSTKFDENPFAS